The following proteins are encoded in a genomic region of Glycine max cultivar Williams 82 chromosome 18, Glycine_max_v4.0, whole genome shotgun sequence:
- the LOC121174048 gene encoding probable disease resistance protein At4g27220, giving the protein MWKCNHCKHEFAGGATRIEEHITGKGNNITKCPKYGAHEEDEINLGDQIVEHDSAAFEKAFFYPKGDPDAVCIRNSDIELLQPEKCLNDNIIDFYINYLKNKLPTDKQDRFHFFNCFFFPKLVDLSTDNPSIASDGKAAFQRVSKLTRKVNLFKTDYIFIPINYSLHWSLIVICHPAEVMTCYRDEETKGSPKEACILHMDSRKGIHQDLHNVFQSYLCEEWKERHNNVRDDDVSSIFLHLPFVPLELPQQQNAYDCGIFLLHYVERFLEQAPINFNRSMISKFSYWFPPPDAPLKRSHIQKLLIAAEGDNKMIVGGSVNPQNSTKLSAALLGGDVEDHTVNGGSNGDDALTINQLLSKLTREEDWLHWREFQGNKRKRQDDDWLDKLKDLKKRAIDVKNSLHQSGSTNELDEPSELDIEFDVLLIQKPWGLRDKNVKKMWDLLEDEEVFIIGIDGMGGVGKTFMATHIKNEIKRKGTFKDVFWVTVSDDFTTFKLQHDIAETIQVKLYGDEMTRATILTSELEKREKTLLILDDVWDYIDLQKVGIPLKVNGIKLIITTRLKHVCLQMDCLPNNIITIPLNIITEEEEEEAWELFLLKLGHRGTPARLSPHVLEIARSVVMKCDGLPLGISVMARTMKGKNEIHWWRHALNKLDRLEMGEEVLSVLKRSYDNLIEKDIQKCFLRSALFPTIIRKEEWVTMVVESGLLNGKRSLEETFDEGRVIMDKLINHSLLLDRGSLRMHGLVRKMACHILNENHTYMIKCDENLRKIPQMREWTADLEAVSLAGNEIEEIAEGTSPNCPGLSTLILSHNLISHIPKCFFRHMNALTLLDLSYNYELTSLPKSLSKLRSLTSLVLRQCSKLKDIPPLGDLQALSRLDISGCDSLLRVPEGLQNLKKLQCLNLSRDLYLSLLPGCALPGLSNMQYLDLRGWSGIKVEDVKGMTMLECFAVSFLDQDCYNRYVQEIQDTGYGPQTYFIYFGKFDDYTLGFSENPIYLCLEFKRRRVCFGDCDELPYLLPRDLAELLVSGNHQWECLCAALSSNGSLSFKDIDIGYCTKLKSLFCVSCSLCTNIQNLKSLKLNNLDRLSVICKEDVAGLTQSLSRRGVFSHLKELSIDGCHQIEKLLTPGLVPQLQNLESISVSDCESIKEIFAGDSSDNIALPKLTKLLLRWLPELKTVCKGILLINSEDILEIDYCPNHEKPRISLCIRNSCKEKTKS; this is encoded by the exons ATGTGGAAGTGCAACCATTGTAAACATGAATTTGCCGGAGGTGCTACAAGAATTGAAGAGCATATCACTGGCAAAGGAAACAATATTACAAAATGCCCAAAATATGGTGCCCATGAAG AAGATGAAATTAACTTGGGAGACCAGATAGTGGAGCATGATTCTGCTGCATTTGAAAAGGCGTTTTTTTATCCAAAGGGGGACCCTGATGCTGTTTGTATCAGAAATAGCGATATTGAGCTTTTACAGCCTGAGAAATGCCTTAATGATAATATCATTGActtttatatcaattatttgaaaaataaactcCCAACTGATAAACAGGACAGGTTTCACTTTTTCAATTGCTTTTTCTTTCCTAAGCTTGTTGATTTAAGCACAGATAATCCATCAATTGCTTCTGATGGTAAAGCAGCATTTCAGCGTGTAAGCAAATTGACAAGAAAAGTGAACCTTTTTAAAACGGATTATATCTTCATTCCCATAAACTATAGTCTTCACTGGAGTTTGATTGTCATTTGTCACCCTGCTGAAGTCATGACATGCTACAGAGATGAAGAAACTAAGGGATCTCCCAAAGAAGCTTGCATCTTGCACATGGATTCCCGAAAAGGAATTCATCAAGATCTCCACAATGTTTTCCAAAGTTATCTATGTGAAGAATGGAAAGAGAGGCACAACAATGTGAGGGATGATGATGTTTCTTCTATATTTTTACATCTTCCATtcgtgccacttgagctgcctcAGCAACAAAATGCATACGATTGTGGCATCTTTTTGCTCCACTATGTGGAACGTTTTCTGGAACAAGCTCCAATCAACTTCAACCGTTCCATGATAAGCAAGTTCAGTTATTGGTTCCCTCCACCAGATGCTCCTCTGAAACGATCTCATATACAGAAACTATTAATAG CGGCTGAAGGAGACAATAAAATGATTGTTGGTGGTTCAGTTAACCCTCAAAACAGTACAAAATTGTCAGCTGCTTTATTAGGAG GTGATGTAGAAGATCATACTGTGAACGGAGGTAGCAATGGTGACGATGCTTTGACTATAAATCAGTTGTTATCCAAACTAACAAGGGAAGAAGACTGGTTACATTGGCGGGAGTTCCAGGGCAATAAGCGCAAGAGACAAGATGACGATTGGTTGGATAAACTAAAGGACCTTAAAAAAAGAGCTATTGATGTGAAAAACTCACTGCATCAGTCTGGGTCGACTAATGAATTGGATGAGCCTTCTGAATTGGATATTGAGTTTGATGTATTATTGATACAGAAGCCTTGGGGGTTGCGAGATAAAAATGTGAAGAAGATGTGGGATCTTCTGGAGGATGAGGAAGTCTTCATTATTGGCATAGATGGAATGGGGGGAGTTGGAAAAACATTCATGGCAACTCATATCAAGAATGAGATTAAAAGAAAGGGGACTTTCAAGGATGTCTTCTGGGTCACTGTTTCCGATGATTTCACCACTTTCAAATTGCAACATGACATTGCAGAAACAATACAGGTTAAGCTTTACGGAGATGAGATGACTAGAGCAACAATTTTGACGTCAGAGttggagaaaagagaaaaaacactGCTTATTTTGGATGATGTTTGGGATTATATTGATCTGCAAAAGGTGGGGATTCCTCTTAAAGTGAATGGCATTAAATTGATTATCACAACTCGTTTGAAACATGTGTGTCTACAGATGGATTGCCTaccaaataatataataacaatacCCCTTAATATAataacagaagaagaagaagaagaagcttggGAATTATTTTTGCTAAAACTTGGGCACCGTGGAACACCTGCAAGACTTTCCCCTCATGTGCTAGAGATTGCAAGATCTGTTGTAATGAAATGTGATGGTTTACCACTTGGAATCAGTGTGATGGCTCGAACCATGAAAGGGAAAAATGAGATCCATTGGTGGAGACATGCATTGAATAAACTTGACAGATTGGAAATGGGAGAAGAGGTCTTAAGCGTACTAAAACGTAGCTAtgacaatttaattgaaaaGGACATCCAAAAATGTTTCTTACGGTCTGCACTGTTTCCTACTATTATTAGGAAAGAGGAATGGGTTACGATGGTTGTTGAGAGTGGGTTGTTAAATGGAAAGAGGAGTTTGGAGGAAACATTTGATGAGGGACGCGTCATAATGGATAAACTCATTAACCATTCTTTGTTGTTAGATCGTGGGAGTTTACGAATGCATGGTCTGGTGAGGAAGATGGCGTGCCATATCTTGAACGAGAATCACACTTACATGATAAAATGTGATGAAAATTTGAGAAAGATACCTCAGATGCGGGAATGGACAGCTGATCTGGAGGCAGTTTCTTTGGCGGGTAATGAGATAGAAGAAATAGCAGAGGGCACATCACCTAATTGTCCAGGCTTGTCCACCTTGATTTTATCTCATAATTTGATCAGTCATATTCCCAAGTGTTTTTTCAGACACATGAATGCTCTAACACTACTTgatttatcatataattatgAGTTAACATCTTTGCCAAAGTCTCTGTCTAAGTTGAGGTCTCTTACTTCTTTAGTGCTCCGTCAATGTTCAAAATTGAAAGATATACCTCCACTGGGAGATCTACAAGCATTGTCAAGATTGGACATTTCAGGTTGTGATTCGCTCCTCAGGGTACCGGAAGGCTTGCAAAATCTAAAAAAGTTGCAATGCCTTAATCTTTCCCGCGATTTGTATTTATCATTGTTACCCGGATGCGCACTGCCCGGTTTGAGCAATATGCAATATCTGGATCTCCGGGGTTGGTCAGGTATAAAAGTAGAAGATGTAAAAGGGATGACTATGCTTGAATGTTTTGCAGTAAGCTTTCTCGATCAGGATTGCTACAACCGTTATGTGCAAGAAATTCAGGACACTGGTTATGGACCTCAAacctattttatctattttggaAAATTTGATGATTACACACTTGGATTTTCTGAGAATCCTATTTATCTTTGTCTTGAATTCAAGCGTCGAAGGGTATGTTTTGGAGATTGCGATGAATTACCCTATTTACTGCCAAGAGACCTTGCGGAATTACTTGTAAGTGGTAATCATCAATGGGAATGCTTATGTGCTGCTCTGTCATCTAATGGTTCTCTATCTTTCAAGGACATTGACATTGGATACTGCACAAAATTGAAGAGTTTATTCTGTGTATCTTGTTCCTTATGCACTAATATCCAAAACCTCAAATCTTTGAAACTTAATAATTTGGATCGTTTAAGTGTCATCTGCAAGGAAGATGTTGCTGGTTTAACACAATCTTTATCTCGGAGGGGGGTgttttctcatctcaaggaaTTGAGTATCGATGGATGCCATCAGATCGAGAAGTTGCTGACGCCAGGGTTAGTGCCACAACTTCAAAACCTGGAGTCTATATCGGTATCGGACTGCGAATCAATAAAGGAGATATTTGCAGGAGATAGTTCCGACAACATTGCACTTCCCAAGTTAACCAAATTGCTACTACGCTGGTTACCAGAATTAAAGACGGTATGCAAAGGAATTTTACTCATTAACTCTGAGGATATATTGGAAATCGACTATTGTCCCAATCATGAAAAACCCAGAATTAGTCTTTGTATTCGTAATTCttgtaaagaaaaaacaaaatcataa